Proteins from a genomic interval of Phlebotomus papatasi isolate M1 chromosome 3, Ppap_2.1, whole genome shotgun sequence:
- the LOC129806363 gene encoding uncharacterized protein LOC129806363 — MTILTSGSEKKNVEVTVVPLVVDNELNNSKELNSVRVLKPIREIRPLERQPWAMTKIFTIALIIMSLGILGGNFLARSLARSHVERMRFHGFCGVPYDSNLVDNKTMMLFNSKFRYEDQDLPLLSRAMAFFGNQPSLNGRIDDFRYDIEEEEKLAQKFLKEELELDLSDEESYARIDVPDFKNGRPGRFLHDFKFNQSGIIDAQNGRCFVMPLDRDVVLPPKSMRDLVMRIWNGYYDIDTSVIRKEMRVIIPEIEDLSTVAPTISNECKNMKIFRLEKIEHDLAKRSVDSDSKDTFMEFTGKMSEVKLHNMRELEEHMKKK, encoded by the exons ATGACCATCCTGACGTCAGGAAGTGAGAAGAAGAATGTGGAAGTGACTGTGGTACCTCTTGTCGTGGACAAT GAGTTGAATAATTCCAAAGAACTGAACAGCGTCCGGGTGTTGAAGCCCATCCGGGAGATTCGACCACTGGAGAGACAACCATGGGCAATGACAAAGATTTTTACTATTGCCCTGATTATTATGTCTCTAGGAATTCTTGGTGGGAATTTCTTGGCTCGCAGTCTAGCCCGATCACACGTGGAACGTATGCGCTTCCACGGTTTCTGCGGAGTTCCCTACGATAGCAATCTCGTGGACAACAAGACAATGATGCTCTTCAACAGCAAATTCCGCTACGAGGACCAAGATCTTCCTCTGCTCTCCAGAGCTATGGCATTTTTCGG GAATCAACCATCCTTGAATGGGCGAATTGATGATTTCCGCTATGATATTGAGGAGGAAGAGAAGTTAGCTCAGAAGTTCTTGAAGGAGGAACTGGAGCTGGACTTGTCCGATGAGGAGAGTTATGCACGAATTGATGTGCCAGACTTCAAGAATGGTCGTCCGGGACggtttttgcatgacttcaagTTCAATCAGTCTGGTATCATTGATGCCCAGAATGGCAGGTGCTTTGTGATGCCGCTGGACAGAGATGTTGTCCTACCGCCCAAATCCATGAGGGATCTGGTGATGCGTATCTGGAATGGGTACTATGACATTGATACCAGTGTCATTCGCAAGGAGATGCGTGTTATAATTCCAGAAATTGAAGATTTATCCACTGTTGCACCAACAATTTCCAATGAGTGCAAGAATATGAAGATTTTCCGTCTCGAGAAGATTGAGCATGATTTAGCAAAGAGATCAGTGGATAGTGATTCCAAGGATACATTCATGGAGTTTACTGGGAAAATGAGTGAGGTTAAATTGCATAATATGCGAGAACTGGAGGAACACATGAAGAAGAAgtag
- the LOC129806323 gene encoding receptor-type guanylate cyclase Gyc76C-like isoform X1, whose product MFNIYNLMIHIKILAVFAISCTILSVNGASSERRADQFDFSCFPHTDHAKYPRFASSNRDPISLQVTSRVTHQLLSRIFAIFLREVLFYENVNLIERPKFPEENEHDRLFLSLMPLSLRAVWPEPTVDLEVWMLPDYHVIPDQVRDAGAVTNAGRFGWFIPKKFINTTHPISYRNFQANGDTAEKFTFHLDDDELKKIIPMAETDCGFNSTKCFYSPSHCTGRRCSLMLAPDFDSTSFIIHHIEEFKFNVNVLFLGENFTDILNSLLSRGSSEFLILHWTPSDVIDGHDDEYFEAVVMPKCEDMKSSSITGCKYELTPLLKFYAQQLHSADYAIVALNKFFLQREELTNLLKDYTKMRESTKGNIFNIVACSWLKDHKDIYTKWVPVREPKENIYIGGIFPITESNAIHKCLPDASRLAADDINRMKDILPNHRLIVQRQDGQCRTDAVMKAFINYYMRWERVIGILGPACSETVEPIAGVSKHFRMGVISYSAEGVSFTDRTTYPYFFRTIGENHQFQEVYLNFFRHMRWRRIAAITVDGQKYTGYISQMETMLKANHIELAFNKKLSQTPSASSVHQVLQDLKASTRILIADVDDAVAKILLCEAFKLHMTAKNGYVWFLPVWLEKRTILNGKSPLDDLDCTERDLLEAFNGHFSLSYVPYGKNDQRITNLNTTVQQWHENFKDICPSEAAYSYVGYTYDAVHVYAYALDKLIKENSTYLSDLHSEITTKRFMEIIWSTDFMGVSGRVKFAEGGSRFLPINIIQWINNSSRIVGRSHPNVSEVDGTYLASDFFLNESTITWLSPMGRPTDGVVFCGLHFLVEALNSDCETINIIAISLACFVIVVLVFLASFIFWRKQYKRKMKLSARYMRSFGIDFMSTAGVPDPGNSLDKWEVPKERIIVNRKLGEGAFGTVYGGEMLVSENQWIAVAVKTLKSGSSVEDRLDFLSEAEAMKRFDHENIIKLLGVCLKSEPIYTILEFMLYGDLKTFLLARRHLVKNRQNDESDVSSRRLTMMAMDVARALSYLASQKFVHRDVACRNCLVNAQRVVKLGDFGMARPTFDNDYYKFNRKGLLPIRWMSPESLGLGLFTPASDIWSYGILLYEILTCGSFPYQGLNNMQVLEHVKAGKILKIPPRVKPQLRHLMHRCWVLDYKKRPTAPEIVEYISNHPRLIVPCLDVPTSSVGTMEPHSYIGNFSGSVSNKKSPELIAFNDLSTINRRFNRRFRSVRGRLKGNTNPIEPLLSIQEESIECLPNECNMRRYVSMDELTKSRGSLASDI is encoded by the exons ATGTTCAACATCTACAACCTGATGATTCACATAAAGATATTGGCAGTTTTTGCAATTTCTTGCACCATTCTATCCGTGAATGGAGCTTCCAGTGAGAGGAGAGCTGATCAGTTTGATTTCAGCTGTTTCCCACACACAG atcatgCAAAATATCCACGATTTGCGTCATCGAACAGAGATCCAATTTCCCTCCAGGTGACATCGAGAGTTACCCATCAGCTTCTCTCACGCATATTTGCTATTTTTCTGCGCGAAGTTCTCTTCtatgaaaatgttaatttgatTGAGAGACCCAAGTTTCCCGAAGAGAATGAACATGATCGGCTATTTCTCAGTCTCATGCCACTTTCTTTGAGAGCTGTATGGCCAGAACCCACGGTGGACTTGGAGGTTTGGATGCTCCCGGATTATCATGTGATTCCCGATCAAGTGAGAGATGCTGGAGCCGTTACCAATGCTGGACGTTTTGGATGGTTCATAccaaagaaattcatcaacaccACCCATCCAATCAGCTACAGAAACTTCCAGGCAAACGGTGATACGGCAGAGAAATTCACTTTTCATCTGGATGAtgatgaattgaaaaaaattattccaatGGCTGA aaCTGACTGTGGTTTCAATTCAACCAAGTGCTTCTATTCCCCATCTCATTGTACTGGAAGAAGATGCTCTCTAATGCTAGCTCCAGATTTTGACTCCACTTCTTTTATCATCCACCAcattgaggagttcaaattcaATGTGAATGTCCTCTTTCTGGGGGAGAATTTTACAGATATTCTCAATTCCCTGCTGTCGAGGGGCTCTTCTGAATTCCTAATTTTGCACTGGACTCCATCGGATGTAATTGATGGGCATGATGATGAATATTTCGAAGCTGTTGTCATGCCGAAATGCGAAGATATGAAGAGCAGTTCGATAACTGGTTGCAAATATGAATTGACTCCACTTCTCAAATTTTATGCTCAACAACTGCATTCTGCAGATTATGCCATTGTGGCACTcaataaattcttcttgcaacgGGAGGAGCTTACAAATCTCCTGAAGGACTACACTAAAATGCGGGAAAGTACTAAGGGGAATATCTTTAATATTGTGGCTTGTAGTTGGCTCAAGGATCACAAGGATATCTACACAAAGTGGGTTCCAGTTCGAGAACCCAAAGAGAATATTTATATCGGAGGCATATTCCCAATAACTGAGTCCAATGCTATCCACAAGTGCCTTCCGGATGCCTCCCGGTTAGCTGCTGATGATATCAATCGGATGAAGGATATTTTGCCGAATCACAGGCTAATTGTTCAGCGTCAGGATGGACAATGTCGAACAGATGCAGTGATGAAAGCTTTTATCAACTACTACATGCGTTGGGAAAGGGTGATTGGGATCCTAGGGCCAGCCTGTAGTGAAACAGTTGAACCAATTGCTGGAGTCTCGAAGCATTTTCGGATGGGAGTGATATCCTATTCAGCTGAAGGGGTATCCTTCACCGACCGCACAACTTATCCCTACTTCTTTCGCACAATTGGAGAGAATCACCAGTTCCAAGAGGTTTATCTCAATTTCTTCCGGCACATGAGGTGGAGGAGAATTGCTGCAATCACCGTGGATGGACAGAAGTACACAGGATATATTTCTCAGATGGAAACCATGCTCAAAGCCAATCACATTGAATTGGCTTTTAATAAGAAACTCTCCCAGACTCCAAGTGCTTCGAGTGTTCATCAAGTTCTGCAGGATCTCAAGGCTTCTACTAGGATTCTCATTGCTGATGTTGATGATGCAGTAGCCAAGATTCTTCTCTGTGAAGCTTTCAAGCTTCATATGACAGCCAAAAATGGATATGTTTGGTTCCTTCCCGTTTGGCTGGAAAAACGCACAATCCTCAATGGGAAGAGTCCCCTAGATGACCTGGATTGCACAGAGAGGGATCTTCTTGAAGCTTTCAATGGTCATTTCTCGCTTTCCTACGTTCCCTATGGGAAAAATGACCAGCGGATCACCAATCTCAACACCACCGTGCAGCAATGGCATGAGAATTTTAAAGATATATGTCCTTCAGAAGCAGCTTACAGTTACGTAGGATACACCTACGATGCCGT ACACGTGTATGCTTACGCCTTGGATAAACTGATCAAAGAGAATTCAACGTACTTAAGTGATTTGCATTCAGAAATCACCACCAAGCGCTTCATGGAGATCATCTGGAGCACGGATTTCATGGGAGTTTCAG GTAGGGTCAAATTTGCTGAAGGTGGCTCCAGATTTTTGCCCATCAACATCATCCAGTGGATCAATAATTCCTCACGCATTGTCGGCAGATCCCATCCGAATGTGTCTGAAGTGGATGGAACATACCTGGCCAGTGACTTCTTTCTCAACGAATCAACAATTACTTGGCTCTCACCAATGGGCAGACCAACGGATGGTGTGGTCTTCTGTGGCTTGCACTTTCTTGTCGAAGCACTCAATTCTGACTGCGAGACAATCAATATAATTGCCATCTCACTGGCGTGCTTCGTGATTGTTGTCCTGGTATTTCTGGCGTCGTTTATCTTCTGGCGCAAACAATACAAACGGAAGATGAAGCTATCAGCACGATACATGAGAAGCTTTGGCATTGATTTTATGTCTACAGCGGGGGTTCCTGACCCCGGAAATTCCCTGGATAAGTGGGAAGTACCCAAGGAGCGGATTATAGTGAATAGGAAGCTAGGAGAAGGGGCATTTGGAACGGTCTATGGCGGGGAGATGCTGGTTTCTGAGAATCAGTGGATTGCTGTGGCTGTGAAGACTCTAAAAAGTGGAAGTTCTGTTGAGGATCGTTTGGATTTCCTCTCAGAAGCCGAAGCTATGAAGAGATTTGATCATGAGAATATCATTAAATTGTTGGGAGTTTGTCTGAAATCCGAGCCAATTTACACAATCCTGGAATTTATGCTGTATGGAGATCTCAAGACTTTCCTCCTGGCCAGACGACATTTGGTGAAGAATCGTCAGAATGACGAGTCGGATGTGTCCTCAAGGCGACTCACTATGATGGCAATGGATGTGGCCAGAGCTTTGAGCTACCTGGCCAGCCAGAAATTTGTCCATCGCGACGTGGCTTGCCGGAATTGCCTGGTAAATGCCCAAAGAGTGGTCAAGCTGGGAGATTTTGGCATGGCCAGACCAACTTTTGACAATGATTATTATAAATTCAATCGGAAGGGACTTTTACCTATCCGATGGATGTCTCCAGAATCTCTAGGATTGGGACTCTTTACTCCAGCTTCGGATATTTGGTCCTATGGAATTCTCCTATATGAGATCCTAACATGTGGTTCATTCCCATATCAAGGGCTCAACAATATGCAAGTTCTTGAGCATGTCAAAGCAGGAAAGATCCTCAAGATCCCTCCAAGGGTAAAACCACAGCTCAGGCACTTGATGCACAGGTGCTGGGTGCTAGACTACAAAAAGCGTCCAACAGCTCCAGAAATTGTGGAGTACATCTCAAATCATCCACGTCTTATTGTACCTTGCCTAGACGTACCCACATCTTCCGTAGGCACCATGGAGCCTCACTCATACATTGGAAATTTCTCAGGGAGTGTCTCCAACAAGAAAAGCCCCGAACTGATTGCCTTCAATGATCTCAGTACCATCAACAGGCGATTCAATAGACGATTCCGAAGTGTCCGGGGACGACTGAAGGGCAACACCAATCCAATTGAACCACTTCTGTCCATACAGGAGGAGTCCATCGAGTGTTTGCCGAATGAGTGCAATATGAGGCGATACGTGTCAATGGATGAACTGACCAAGTCTCGAGGGAGCCTCGCAAGTGATATCTGA
- the LOC129806323 gene encoding receptor-type guanylate cyclase Gyc76C-like isoform X2, with product MNFKLAGDKIYEEDRTDCGFNSTKCFYSPSHCTGRRCSLMLAPDFDSTSFIIHHIEEFKFNVNVLFLGENFTDILNSLLSRGSSEFLILHWTPSDVIDGHDDEYFEAVVMPKCEDMKSSSITGCKYELTPLLKFYAQQLHSADYAIVALNKFFLQREELTNLLKDYTKMRESTKGNIFNIVACSWLKDHKDIYTKWVPVREPKENIYIGGIFPITESNAIHKCLPDASRLAADDINRMKDILPNHRLIVQRQDGQCRTDAVMKAFINYYMRWERVIGILGPACSETVEPIAGVSKHFRMGVISYSAEGVSFTDRTTYPYFFRTIGENHQFQEVYLNFFRHMRWRRIAAITVDGQKYTGYISQMETMLKANHIELAFNKKLSQTPSASSVHQVLQDLKASTRILIADVDDAVAKILLCEAFKLHMTAKNGYVWFLPVWLEKRTILNGKSPLDDLDCTERDLLEAFNGHFSLSYVPYGKNDQRITNLNTTVQQWHENFKDICPSEAAYSYVGYTYDAVHVYAYALDKLIKENSTYLSDLHSEITTKRFMEIIWSTDFMGVSGRVKFAEGGSRFLPINIIQWINNSSRIVGRSHPNVSEVDGTYLASDFFLNESTITWLSPMGRPTDGVVFCGLHFLVEALNSDCETINIIAISLACFVIVVLVFLASFIFWRKQYKRKMKLSARYMRSFGIDFMSTAGVPDPGNSLDKWEVPKERIIVNRKLGEGAFGTVYGGEMLVSENQWIAVAVKTLKSGSSVEDRLDFLSEAEAMKRFDHENIIKLLGVCLKSEPIYTILEFMLYGDLKTFLLARRHLVKNRQNDESDVSSRRLTMMAMDVARALSYLASQKFVHRDVACRNCLVNAQRVVKLGDFGMARPTFDNDYYKFNRKGLLPIRWMSPESLGLGLFTPASDIWSYGILLYEILTCGSFPYQGLNNMQVLEHVKAGKILKIPPRVKPQLRHLMHRCWVLDYKKRPTAPEIVEYISNHPRLIVPCLDVPTSSVGTMEPHSYIGNFSGSVSNKKSPELIAFNDLSTINRRFNRRFRSVRGRLKGNTNPIEPLLSIQEESIECLPNECNMRRYVSMDELTKSRGSLASDI from the exons ATGAACTTTAAATTGGCAGGCGATAAGATTTACGAAGAAGACAG aaCTGACTGTGGTTTCAATTCAACCAAGTGCTTCTATTCCCCATCTCATTGTACTGGAAGAAGATGCTCTCTAATGCTAGCTCCAGATTTTGACTCCACTTCTTTTATCATCCACCAcattgaggagttcaaattcaATGTGAATGTCCTCTTTCTGGGGGAGAATTTTACAGATATTCTCAATTCCCTGCTGTCGAGGGGCTCTTCTGAATTCCTAATTTTGCACTGGACTCCATCGGATGTAATTGATGGGCATGATGATGAATATTTCGAAGCTGTTGTCATGCCGAAATGCGAAGATATGAAGAGCAGTTCGATAACTGGTTGCAAATATGAATTGACTCCACTTCTCAAATTTTATGCTCAACAACTGCATTCTGCAGATTATGCCATTGTGGCACTcaataaattcttcttgcaacgGGAGGAGCTTACAAATCTCCTGAAGGACTACACTAAAATGCGGGAAAGTACTAAGGGGAATATCTTTAATATTGTGGCTTGTAGTTGGCTCAAGGATCACAAGGATATCTACACAAAGTGGGTTCCAGTTCGAGAACCCAAAGAGAATATTTATATCGGAGGCATATTCCCAATAACTGAGTCCAATGCTATCCACAAGTGCCTTCCGGATGCCTCCCGGTTAGCTGCTGATGATATCAATCGGATGAAGGATATTTTGCCGAATCACAGGCTAATTGTTCAGCGTCAGGATGGACAATGTCGAACAGATGCAGTGATGAAAGCTTTTATCAACTACTACATGCGTTGGGAAAGGGTGATTGGGATCCTAGGGCCAGCCTGTAGTGAAACAGTTGAACCAATTGCTGGAGTCTCGAAGCATTTTCGGATGGGAGTGATATCCTATTCAGCTGAAGGGGTATCCTTCACCGACCGCACAACTTATCCCTACTTCTTTCGCACAATTGGAGAGAATCACCAGTTCCAAGAGGTTTATCTCAATTTCTTCCGGCACATGAGGTGGAGGAGAATTGCTGCAATCACCGTGGATGGACAGAAGTACACAGGATATATTTCTCAGATGGAAACCATGCTCAAAGCCAATCACATTGAATTGGCTTTTAATAAGAAACTCTCCCAGACTCCAAGTGCTTCGAGTGTTCATCAAGTTCTGCAGGATCTCAAGGCTTCTACTAGGATTCTCATTGCTGATGTTGATGATGCAGTAGCCAAGATTCTTCTCTGTGAAGCTTTCAAGCTTCATATGACAGCCAAAAATGGATATGTTTGGTTCCTTCCCGTTTGGCTGGAAAAACGCACAATCCTCAATGGGAAGAGTCCCCTAGATGACCTGGATTGCACAGAGAGGGATCTTCTTGAAGCTTTCAATGGTCATTTCTCGCTTTCCTACGTTCCCTATGGGAAAAATGACCAGCGGATCACCAATCTCAACACCACCGTGCAGCAATGGCATGAGAATTTTAAAGATATATGTCCTTCAGAAGCAGCTTACAGTTACGTAGGATACACCTACGATGCCGT ACACGTGTATGCTTACGCCTTGGATAAACTGATCAAAGAGAATTCAACGTACTTAAGTGATTTGCATTCAGAAATCACCACCAAGCGCTTCATGGAGATCATCTGGAGCACGGATTTCATGGGAGTTTCAG GTAGGGTCAAATTTGCTGAAGGTGGCTCCAGATTTTTGCCCATCAACATCATCCAGTGGATCAATAATTCCTCACGCATTGTCGGCAGATCCCATCCGAATGTGTCTGAAGTGGATGGAACATACCTGGCCAGTGACTTCTTTCTCAACGAATCAACAATTACTTGGCTCTCACCAATGGGCAGACCAACGGATGGTGTGGTCTTCTGTGGCTTGCACTTTCTTGTCGAAGCACTCAATTCTGACTGCGAGACAATCAATATAATTGCCATCTCACTGGCGTGCTTCGTGATTGTTGTCCTGGTATTTCTGGCGTCGTTTATCTTCTGGCGCAAACAATACAAACGGAAGATGAAGCTATCAGCACGATACATGAGAAGCTTTGGCATTGATTTTATGTCTACAGCGGGGGTTCCTGACCCCGGAAATTCCCTGGATAAGTGGGAAGTACCCAAGGAGCGGATTATAGTGAATAGGAAGCTAGGAGAAGGGGCATTTGGAACGGTCTATGGCGGGGAGATGCTGGTTTCTGAGAATCAGTGGATTGCTGTGGCTGTGAAGACTCTAAAAAGTGGAAGTTCTGTTGAGGATCGTTTGGATTTCCTCTCAGAAGCCGAAGCTATGAAGAGATTTGATCATGAGAATATCATTAAATTGTTGGGAGTTTGTCTGAAATCCGAGCCAATTTACACAATCCTGGAATTTATGCTGTATGGAGATCTCAAGACTTTCCTCCTGGCCAGACGACATTTGGTGAAGAATCGTCAGAATGACGAGTCGGATGTGTCCTCAAGGCGACTCACTATGATGGCAATGGATGTGGCCAGAGCTTTGAGCTACCTGGCCAGCCAGAAATTTGTCCATCGCGACGTGGCTTGCCGGAATTGCCTGGTAAATGCCCAAAGAGTGGTCAAGCTGGGAGATTTTGGCATGGCCAGACCAACTTTTGACAATGATTATTATAAATTCAATCGGAAGGGACTTTTACCTATCCGATGGATGTCTCCAGAATCTCTAGGATTGGGACTCTTTACTCCAGCTTCGGATATTTGGTCCTATGGAATTCTCCTATATGAGATCCTAACATGTGGTTCATTCCCATATCAAGGGCTCAACAATATGCAAGTTCTTGAGCATGTCAAAGCAGGAAAGATCCTCAAGATCCCTCCAAGGGTAAAACCACAGCTCAGGCACTTGATGCACAGGTGCTGGGTGCTAGACTACAAAAAGCGTCCAACAGCTCCAGAAATTGTGGAGTACATCTCAAATCATCCACGTCTTATTGTACCTTGCCTAGACGTACCCACATCTTCCGTAGGCACCATGGAGCCTCACTCATACATTGGAAATTTCTCAGGGAGTGTCTCCAACAAGAAAAGCCCCGAACTGATTGCCTTCAATGATCTCAGTACCATCAACAGGCGATTCAATAGACGATTCCGAAGTGTCCGGGGACGACTGAAGGGCAACACCAATCCAATTGAACCACTTCTGTCCATACAGGAGGAGTCCATCGAGTGTTTGCCGAATGAGTGCAATATGAGGCGATACGTGTCAATGGATGAACTGACCAAGTCTCGAGGGAGCCTCGCAAGTGATATCTGA